In a genomic window of Tripterygium wilfordii isolate XIE 37 chromosome 8, ASM1340144v1, whole genome shotgun sequence:
- the LOC120004038 gene encoding uncharacterized protein LOC120004038: MVEDDNNNVLVDMSTEEWLSHAQELVPMALQKAKQVKGFIGRWKIIISKLEQIPSRLSDLSSHPFFSKNALCKEQLQTVSKTLKEAIDLAELCVKEKYEGKLRMQSDLDALSGKLDLNLRDCGLLIKTGVLGEATLPLTLAGSQQEPEAVTRSNIRELLARLQIGHLESKHKALDSLVEVMREDEKNVLTVLGRSNIAALVQLLTATSPCIREKTVTVICSLAESGGCDNWLVSEGVLPPLIRLVESGSAVGKEKATISLQRLSMSAETAREIAGHGGVRPLIEVCGTGDSLSQAAAACSLKNISAVPEVRQTLAEEGIVKVMINLLDCGILLGSKEYAAELLQNLTASNESLKRSVISEGGIRSLLAYLDGPLPQESAVGALRNLVGSVSMEMLVSLGFLPRLTHVLKTGSPSTQQAAASAICRVCNSTEMKKLVGEAGCIPLLVKMLEVKSNSVREVAAQAISSLITLSTNCREVKRDDKSVPNLVQLLDPSPQSTAKKYAVSCLMSLSSSKKCKKLMISYGAIGYLKKLSEMDVPGAKKLLERLERGKLRSLFSRK; this comes from the coding sequence ATGGTGGAAGACGATAACAACAACGTTTTGGTTGATATGTCAACTGAAGAGTGGTTATCACATGCCCAAGAGCTTGTTCCAATGGCCCTCCAGAAGGCTAAGCAGGTTAAGGGTTTCATTGGAAGGTGGAAGATCATAATTTCCAAATTGGAGCAGATTCCTTCTCGTTTATCAGATTTGTCAAGCCATCCTTTCTTCTCAAAGAATGCACTTTGCAAGGAACAACTACAGACTGTGTCAAAGACATTGAAAGAGGCAATTGATTTGGCTGAATTATGTGTGAAGGAGAAGTACGAAGGGAAGCTCAGGATGCAAAGTGATCTTGATGCTTTGTCGGGGAAGCTGGATTTGAATTTGCGAGATTGTGGGCTTTTGATCAAGACTGGTGTCCTTGGAGAGGCTACTTTGCCTTTGACATTGGCTGGTTCTCAGCAAGAGCCGGAGGCTGTGACACGTAGCAATATAAGGGAATTGCTTGCCAGGCTTCAGATTGGCCACTTGGAGTCAAAGCACAAAGCTCTTGACAGTTTAGTTGAAGTCATGAGGGAGGATGAAAAGAATGTTTTGACTGTTTTGGGGCGGAGTAATATTGCTGCATTAGTTCAATTGTTAACAGCAACTTCTCCCTGCATACGTGAGAAGACTGTGACTGTAATCTGCTCGCTTGCAGAATCAGGTGGTTGTGATAATTGGCTTGTTTCTGAAGGCGTTTTACCTCCCCTTATAAGGCTTGTTGAGTCTGGCAGTGCGGTGGGGAAAGAGAAGGCTACAATTTCACTTCAAAGGCTGTCAATGTCTGCTGAGACTGCCAGGGAAATTGCTGGGCATGGTGGGGTTCGGCCTCTGATTGAGGTATGCGGAACTGGTGATTCTCTGTCACAGGCAGCTGCTGCTTGTTCTTTGAAGAATATATCAGCTGTCCCTGAGGTTCGACAAACTCTAGCAGAAGAAGGGATTGTAAAGGTCATGATCAATCTCCTTGATTGTGGAATTCTTTTGGGATCTAAAGAATATGCAGCGGAGCTGTTGCAGAATCTCACTGCAAGCAATGAGAGCCTTAAAAGGTCTGTGATTTCAGAAGGTGGTATTCGGAGCCTATTGGCATACCTTGATGGTCCTTTGCCCCAAGAATCCGCAGTAGGGGCATTGAGGAACTTGGTTGGATCAGTTTCTATGGAAATGTTGGTTTCTCTTGGCTTCCTTCCTCGTTTGACTCATGTGCTTAAAACTGGATCACCCAGTACACAACAAGCTGCTGCATCGGCAATCTGTCGGGTTTGCAACTCAACTGAGATGAAAAAACTGGTGGGCGAAGCAGGTTGCATTCCCCTGCTAGTCAAGATGCTTGAAGTTAAATCAAACAGTGTTAGAGAGGTTGCTGCACAAGCTATTTCAAGCTTGATTACCCTTTCAACGAATTGCAGAGAAGTTAAAAGGGACGATAAAAGTGTGCCAAATTTGGTCCAACTACTTGATCCAAGCCCACAGAGCACTGCGAAGAAATATGCCGTGTCCTGCCTTATGTCTCTCTCTTCAAGTAAGAAATGCAAGAAACTGATGATTTCATATGGAGCAATTGGGTATCTAAAGAAGCTTAGCGAAATGGATGTACCAGGTGCCAAAAAGCTGCTAGAACGGTTGGAAAGGGGAAAGCTAAGAAGCTTGTTCAGCAGGAAATAG